The window TACTTCGAGCCGGACGGTGGCGGGAGCGCCTTCTTCGGCGCGACCCCGGAGCGGCTCGTCTCGCTGCGGGGACGAACCGTCGAGACCGACGCGCTCGCCGGGACCACCGGTCGGGGGGAGACGCCGGCGGAAGACGAGTGGCTCGCACAGGAGCTGCTCGACGACGCGAAGAACGTCCACGAGCACGAGCTCGTCGCCGACACCGTCCGCGAGCAGCTGGAGCCGTTCGCCGCCTCCATCGCCGCCGGCGAGCGCAGAGTCCGCCGGCTCGCGACGGTACAGCACCTCCACACGCCGATCACGGCCGAGCTCAGCGACGACCGCCACGTGCTCGAACTCGTCGAGGCGCTCCACCCGACCCCCGCCGTCGGCGGGCTCCCGCCGGACCGCGCCTTACAGACGATCCACGAGACGGAGCCGTTCGACCGCGGCTGGTACGCCGCCCCGGTCGGGTGGATCGACGCCGCCGGCAACGGCGCCTTCGCGGTCGCGATCCGCTCTGCGGTCGCCACGCCGCGGCGGGCCACCCTCTTCGCCGGCGTCGGGCTCGTCGCCGACTCCGACCCCGACCGCGAGTGGGACGAGATCCAGCTCAAGTACCGCCCGATCCTCGACGAGCTGGAGGCCGGGAACGGGGCGAGCGCGACGGGCGACGGCCCGCCCGGCGCGGCCGACGACTGAAATCAAACGACCCGCACGGCGCTCACTGGAACATCTTCAGCGGCTCGGCCTGCGAGCTCTCCTCCGTGGCCTGCTGCATCCGCTCGGCGAACGCCCGCTTCGCCTCCCGGATCTCGGTCGCCTGATCGACGAGGCCGTCGGTCGACGTCTCCGTTCCCGCGATCGGGTCGATCCCGTCCTTGATGAGAATCCGCGCGGCCTCGGGGTCGGGGAACTGCGGGTCCGACTCGACGACGAGCCCGACGGCGTCGCGGTCGCGCTCCAGCGCCTCCGCGAGCATCGCGCCCGTCGGCCCCGAGACGAGTCCGGCCTCGGGCGGCTCCGTCACCTCGGCGCGGTCGAGCGCGTCGCCGCCGTCGCCGGTCGCGATGCCGTAGATCGCCGGCGGCGCCTCCCCCTTCTCCTTGCCGAGCCCGGAGAGGAATATCGGGAACGTCGCCGTCTCCGAGAACCAGCTCTCCAGGCAGCCGGCGACCTCGGTCGCGGCACTCGGGTTCACCGGCACGTCGCTGCGGAGCGCGACGAGGTCCCGCTCCGAGTCGGCGTAGAGCCGCACGGGGGTCGTCAGCGATCGGTTGTCCTCGCGGTAGACCGCCACCCGCGGGAGCCCGTCGCAGTGGACGTTCGCGTAGTGGTCCATCTCGTGGACCTCGATCATGTGATCCGTCGCGATCTTGCCGACGAGGCCGACGCCGGGGAACCCCTCCACCAGCGTCGGCTCGTCCAGCGATATCTCGTCGTCGAGGACTGAGATGCGTGCCATGCGCTCGCGTACTCCGCGCAGCGACCTAAAGGTGGGTGCGAGAACGCCTACGCGGGGGGTGACACGAACCGCTCCCGTCCCGAAACCGACTAACGGGCCGGCGCGAAAGGGAGGCCATGAATCCGTTAGCGCGGTACGAGCCGCTCGTCGACGACGCGGCGGCGTTCCGCGCGGCCTGCGACCGGCCGCTGCCGTCGGTCGTCCGCGTCAACGAGATGGCGGCCTCGCCCGCCCGCGTCCGCGAGGCCTTCGACGAGGAAGGTGTGGTTTACGAGCCCGTCGACTGGCACGACGGCCTCTTCCGACTGCCCGACGGGAACCCCGGCGGCAACTGGCCGTACGTCCACGGCTGGACCCACGGGCAGGAGGAGGTGTCGGTGCTCCCGGGGGTCGCCTTGGACCCGCAGCCGGGGGAGCGCGTCTGGGACGCCTGCGCGGCCCCCGGCAGCAAGACGACGCAGATCGCCGACGCGATGGCCGACGAGGGCACCGTCGTCGCCAACGACAACAACCTCGGGCGGCTCTCCGCGCTCCGGCACAACGCCGAGCGGCTCGGGATCACGAACGCGATCGTCACGAACCAGGACGCGCGCAACTTCTCGACGAAGCCGCTCGCGTTCGACGAGTTCGACCGGGCCCTCGTCGACGCCCCCTGCTCCTGTGAGGGCACCTGCCGGAAGAACCCAGACGTCGTCGACCAGTGGACCCTCGACCACGTCCACGCAGTCGCCGGGATCCAAAAGGGGATCTTGGCCCGCGCCGTGCAGGCGACCCGGCCCGGCGGCACCGTCGTCTACTCCACCTGCACGTTTGCGCCGGAGGAGAACGAGGCGGTGCTCGACCACGTCATCGCGAACGAGGACTGCGAAGTCGTCGAGTTCGACCTCCCGCTCGACACGGTTTCGGGGGTCACGGAGTGGGAAGACGAGACGTACGACGAGTCGGTGACGCGCGCGCATCGCGTCTACCCGCATCACAACGACACGGGCGGGTTCTTTTGCGCGAAACTGCGCGTGGGCGGCGATGGTGACGAGAGCGCGAGCGACGGCGAGGTGGCCGCATGAGCGACGGCGCGGCGTCCGACGACGCTCCCACCAACGACGGCCAGCGGTTCGACCGCCTTCCGGAGACTCCAGACGACCGAGCGGTCGACGGGCGAGCGAGCCGGCGGGAGGTGCTCGACTGGTTCGCGGAGCGGTTCGGGATCGACCGGAGCGTCCTCGATGGATACAGCTTCTGGGAGAAGGGCGCGGGGAAGGTCTGGGTCTTCAACGGCGAGGCGACCGACCCCAGCGAGGTGGAGGCGATCGGCATGACCCTCCTCCGGACGCGACAGGAGCACTGGAAGCCGACGAGCCGGGCGGCGACCCGGTTCGGCCGCCACGCCTCGAAGAACGTGATCGAGCTCGATCCCGAGCAGGCTGTGACGTTCATGGCCGGCGAGGACCAGGAGCTCCCCGAGTGGGAGGGCGACTGGGGCTACCTGATCGCGACTCACGAGATAGCCGGCGAGCAGGAGCCGATCGGCGTCGGGCTGTACCTCTACGACGAGCTGCGCTCCGTGGTGCCGAAGGGGAGCCGGGCGGACCTGCCGGTCGTGGAGTAGCGGGAGCGCGTCGGCGAACCGTCCGCCCGTTTATAAGTGGTTGATGCTGGATCGGTGGTGAACGTCTCCGAAGCCCCAGCCCCTCGCTTATAAATGAACGATAGCAGATCGACCGCAGATTCCGCCAAAGCCCTAATCGGTCGGCGATACGGCGACTCCGCAGTGAAGGCCTCCAAAGCCCCAGCCGTGAGGACTCGCGTGACTCGCTGTCGTTCGAAAGGCGCGGAGCGCCTTTCGTGATGACGAGAGAGCTTCGCTCTCTCGAACCACGCTCCTCGACCGCTCACTCCGTTCGCGGTCTGCGGTGCTTGCGTCGTCAGGCGTCGCCCTCACGGCTGCCCCTTTGAGTCCCACCCGAACCGCGACCGCAGCCTCACACCTCCCCAGCCTCGTCGGCCGGCCTCCGCTTCGCTTCGGCCGGCCGACTCCAGCGAGGGACCTTCGGTCCCTCTGGCAGCCGGCGCTGTGCGCCGGCGACCTCGCGCGTGCTACTCGCGGGCCAGAGGCCCGCTCGCAGGCACGCGCCAACCGCCTCGTTCATTTATAAATAGTCGTCGCCGGCTCATTCGAAGTTAAGTACTGCACCGCTTCGGGCGGCCCGCACTAACTACCCCGGTCGCGCCTACTCCTCTTTTTCGCGCACCGTCCCGCCGCCGAGCCCCTCCCACTCGACCCGGAACCCGAGCCGCGAGAGCGCGGCGCTCGCGTCGTCGATCCCGTAGTCGTCGAGGACCGACTCGGCGGCCGATAGGGTCATGCCGACCTCCAGTTCCTCGCTCGCCGCCTCCAACACCGCGGGCCGCACGAGCGTCCGACCGACCAGCTCGTGGTCGGGAAACGCCTTGTCCTCGATCGCCTCGACGCTCACGCCGCGCTCGTCGGCGAGGTCCTCCAACGAGACGGCGTCCGCGTCCGGCGAGAGCGACTCGGGAAGGCCCGCGGCCGC is drawn from Halorubrum sp. CBA1229 and contains these coding sequences:
- a CDS encoding PAC2 family protein, which codes for MARISVLDDEISLDEPTLVEGFPGVGLVGKIATDHMIEVHEMDHYANVHCDGLPRVAVYREDNRSLTTPVRLYADSERDLVALRSDVPVNPSAATEVAGCLESWFSETATFPIFLSGLGKEKGEAPPAIYGIATGDGGDALDRAEVTEPPEAGLVSGPTGAMLAEALERDRDAVGLVVESDPQFPDPEAARILIKDGIDPIAGTETSTDGLVDQATEIREAKRAFAERMQQATEESSQAEPLKMFQ
- a CDS encoding RsmB/NOP family class I SAM-dependent RNA methyltransferase, which encodes MNPLARYEPLVDDAAAFRAACDRPLPSVVRVNEMAASPARVREAFDEEGVVYEPVDWHDGLFRLPDGNPGGNWPYVHGWTHGQEEVSVLPGVALDPQPGERVWDACAAPGSKTTQIADAMADEGTVVANDNNLGRLSALRHNAERLGITNAIVTNQDARNFSTKPLAFDEFDRALVDAPCSCEGTCRKNPDVVDQWTLDHVHAVAGIQKGILARAVQATRPGGTVVYSTCTFAPEENEAVLDHVIANEDCEVVEFDLPLDTVSGVTEWEDETYDESVTRAHRVYPHHNDTGGFFCAKLRVGGDGDESASDGEVAA